The stretch of DNA ACCACACCGATGAGTACACACTAAGACGATTCCCTTTTTGTAGTTAGCTAGCTAATCTTCCTCTTGTCGGTAGGAGACAAGCGAGCGACAACTGGCCATGTAAAAATTTCTTGAATCTATGACATCCTCAATCAACTATTTAAGGAATAAAGAGTGTCATTTGAGGTATGCAGCATGTGTGCTCTCGATTTAGTTCATAATAACTACACGTTATTATTTATACGTGATGATGAATCTTGAGACAAGACTACTCGAGAAAAAAGCTTTATTTTAGTTCATAGACTAATCAACATCACCATCAGTAGCAACCTTCAAGTCGCAATCAGAAAGCTATTGGCATTAGTTTACTGAAAGTTCAGATCCACTGTGAACAACCAAATAAAAACTGAAGCACAAATTTAAGCTGTATAAAAAGTATTTCTTACAGATCGAGACTCCATTGGCAAATCTCAGCTTTAAGGTAACAAAAGCATTTTGTTTTCGATCACTCGTTCAATGACAAAATATTTCTTCACTATAATTCAGCTCAGAGAGGCATGACGAACCAAAAATATCTAACAGATCTCAGCTTTCAAGTGGCAGTCCTGAACAAGACAACAAGAGTTAGGAATCACGTTAAGATAACAGAAGCTCATTCATCATCCTACACAGAACACTATTATGACTAAGAAGAAAAGGGATGCCAGATGCAAGTGTGTATCTGTGCGCATATCTTCTCACCGTGAGACAAGGTTATCAGCCCAAGAAAATTTTGACCAACCTCAGAAAGAATACTCCTTGAGATCTGCTTTTGAATCGCCAACTTCCAAATCAGCTAGACATTCTTCTGCAGTCAACGGAGGGAGCTGCCTCGTCTTCCGCTTCAAGTTATGCTTGTGCCACTCTGATTTGAAGTGCTCCCTGTATTGTTTAGCATCTCCCACAACAGCATCACAGGTGGTACATCTGTTCTGCTTAACCTGATCTTCGCTGCTGCTATTTTCAGCAGAAATGCCATGTCGGTGCAATTTCTCACCAAGTTGGGCAACTGAATCCGACTCCTTGGTGGAGCTTGGCGCAAATTCTTCCATAAGCTCGTACTCGTCGACGTGAGCATCCCCCTCCGCATGCACTGAAACAGCAAGTATTTCCAGCCTCCCTTGCAAGTTCCTCATGACAGCATCACAGTCACGAAAAAGTCCTGGTTCCATCTCACAGACCTGCGCAATTATCATTTTCCAAGTAGACGGGTAAACACAAAAATGATAGAGAAGCAACTTCAGCAAATTATTACGGTTTCAAGCTACCATGAAGGAACAAAAATAAAGATACTATAAGCAACCAACATCCCAGATCACAGTGTACGTCAGTTATTGCCATTAAATTTGGTACCAATTTTATCAACAAAGAAAAATAATGCCAGCCAGAGTAACCATGCATGCTTTTCATAAAGGTGTTTTCATTATAGAAACTAACATGTGCATGATGAAGTGGATAAAAACAAAATCATCACGGAAGCAGCATTGCCAGACAAATAGGATTGTCAACTGTATGTGAAAAATTCTGACTCATTtctatcatgatatcaagaatcaaCTTTCAACGGATGTTTCGTATCTTGATTAACTTCAGCACTACAATTTTCCATTAATGAGTAAACATCTACAAAACCACACAACCACACAGTCCACTATAAAGAAATTTAGGGCACATGAGCTAAGTGGAAAAAGAAACTATAAGCCTAACCATGGGCTTGCATTTTTAAATTCCTAGACTTACAACAGATGGGTGACTTCCAGACTCATCCTTCGAGGTAACAGTAGCATTCCAAACATTGAGTTTTTCCATGAGAGTTGGGATATTTTTCTCTGGTACAATAAGTCGTAATCGCATAGGAGATCTCCTTATAGGGAAATGCTTTTGAAGCTCCCGTATAACTTCTAGTGCctgcaacagaaaaaaaaaaaaaaaaggaaaaaaaataaatctgcTACTATGTCAAAAATGCAATCCTAACCTTTATTAAACTACCAGCTACCACATCAACTATCATTGAACCTCTCTTTATTCCATAATTTAGAAAAATCAGTGATTTCTTTTGCTGATCTATCATATCTGAGACAGTAAAGAACTGATATGACCATCACACATTTAACATGTCCATATGTTACactcaaaaaaaaaagaggaaaaatgaaATGAGGACAA from Musa acuminata AAA Group cultivar baxijiao chromosome BXJ2-11, Cavendish_Baxijiao_AAA, whole genome shotgun sequence encodes:
- the LOC135626645 gene encoding uncharacterized protein LOC135626645 — encoded protein: MSKSLVQPIGQKRLTNVAIVRLKKHGVRFEIACYKNKVLSWRSGVEKDLDEVLQSQTIYSNVSKGILAKSKDLIAAFGTDDQSKICLEILDKGELQVAGKERESQLSSQFRDIATIVMQKTINSETQRPYTISMIERLMHEIHFAVDPNKSSKKQALEVIRELQKHFPIRRSPMRLRLIVPEKNIPTLMEKLNVWNATVTSKDESGSHPSVVCEMEPGLFRDCDAVMRNLQGRLEILAVSVHAEGDAHVDEYELMEEFAPSSTKESDSVAQLGEKLHRHGISAENSSSEDQVKQNRCTTCDAVVGDAKQYREHFKSEWHKHNLKRKTRQLPPLTAEECLADLEVGDSKADLKEYSF